A window of Longispora fulva contains these coding sequences:
- a CDS encoding alpha-L-fucosidase, with product MKRRFLAVAACALTVAVAAPAHAAVTPAPVIATPSSDTLAQRIEKAANVVPSAAQLAWQKREQTAFIHFGPNTFNGVEWGDGHENPNVVNPTNLDTDQWASTLKNAGFAQVTFTAKHHDGFLMYPTRYSDHSIKASSWRNGTGDIVRSFADSAHKYGLKVGFYLSPADLHEALAGGRYGNNSAARAATIPEVGLDGTRPSGPATFDVVADDYNRFFMNTLYELLTQYGQVDEVWFDGANPLGSTTQTYDYTDWVRIVRTLQPGAVMFGGTDLRWVGNEDGVARLSEYGALPFTGSATGAADRPTSPIGGEATDLGDAKLGAADFLKWAPAECDARIQPGWFWKAGNGPKTLNQLKDLYHTSIGRNCVLLLNTAPDNTGRLPADVVTRLGEFGDWIRSYYGTDAARTGTATSTDGGTAANATDGAYDTAWSPTTTTGTLTVDLGSPTTVGEFGVQENIAAGQRVTSFAVDTWNGTAWVQATTATTVGYRRLLKLANPITTSKVRLRILAARAVPAISSFSAYAGDQVTNLAYGRPATQSTTAWGGDAGRAVDGNTNGSWGAGSITHTSDPATEANPWWQVDLGSSRPLGTVNIFNRTDCCSNRLTDYWVFASDTPFTTSKTPTQQAATAGVWSVHQTTQAGAPTTIPVGRSARYLMVQQAGSQILSLAEFEAYEPTALTNGVYTVTSVGSAKNLDNPGGTTTGTQLVQWTQHSGTNQQWRFTGNADGTYTITNVASGLCVDVYGGSTSAGAAVIQWTCTNGANQRWRVTGGTIMAVHSSLVLTIGGAGDGAVATQAADTGTNLQRWALTRVGA from the coding sequence GTGAAACGCAGATTCCTCGCCGTGGCCGCATGCGCCCTGACCGTCGCCGTCGCCGCACCCGCGCACGCGGCGGTCACCCCCGCCCCGGTGATCGCCACCCCCTCCTCCGACACCCTCGCGCAGCGGATCGAGAAGGCCGCCAACGTCGTACCCTCGGCGGCCCAGCTGGCCTGGCAGAAGCGGGAGCAGACCGCGTTCATCCACTTCGGCCCGAACACCTTCAACGGGGTCGAGTGGGGCGACGGCCATGAGAACCCGAACGTGGTCAACCCGACGAACCTGGACACCGACCAGTGGGCGTCGACCCTGAAGAACGCCGGCTTCGCGCAGGTCACCTTCACCGCCAAGCACCACGACGGGTTCCTGATGTACCCGACCCGGTACAGCGACCACTCGATCAAGGCGAGCAGTTGGCGGAACGGCACCGGCGACATCGTGCGCAGCTTTGCCGACTCCGCGCACAAGTACGGGCTCAAGGTCGGGTTCTACCTGTCCCCGGCCGACCTGCACGAGGCGCTCGCCGGCGGCCGGTACGGCAACAACAGCGCCGCGCGGGCGGCGACCATCCCGGAGGTGGGCCTCGACGGCACCCGGCCGAGCGGTCCGGCCACGTTCGACGTCGTCGCCGACGACTACAACCGGTTCTTCATGAACACCCTCTACGAGCTGTTGACCCAGTACGGGCAGGTCGACGAGGTGTGGTTCGACGGCGCGAACCCGTTGGGCAGCACCACCCAGACCTACGACTACACCGACTGGGTACGCATCGTGCGCACCCTGCAACCCGGGGCCGTCATGTTCGGCGGCACCGACCTGCGTTGGGTCGGCAACGAGGACGGGGTCGCGCGACTGTCGGAGTACGGCGCGCTGCCGTTCACGGGCTCCGCGACGGGGGCCGCCGACCGGCCGACCAGTCCCATCGGCGGGGAAGCCACCGACCTCGGCGACGCCAAGCTCGGGGCGGCCGACTTCCTGAAGTGGGCGCCGGCGGAGTGCGACGCGCGGATCCAGCCGGGTTGGTTCTGGAAGGCCGGCAACGGGCCGAAGACCCTCAACCAGCTCAAGGATCTCTACCACACCTCGATCGGCCGCAACTGTGTGCTGCTGCTCAACACCGCGCCGGACAACACCGGCAGGCTCCCCGCCGATGTCGTGACCCGGCTCGGCGAGTTCGGCGACTGGATCCGCTCCTACTACGGCACCGACGCGGCCCGCACCGGCACGGCGACCAGCACGGACGGCGGCACGGCGGCCAACGCCACCGACGGCGCGTACGACACCGCCTGGAGCCCGACCACCACGACCGGCACGTTGACCGTGGACCTCGGCTCGCCGACGACCGTCGGCGAGTTCGGCGTCCAGGAGAACATCGCCGCCGGCCAGCGGGTCACGTCCTTCGCCGTGGACACCTGGAACGGCACCGCCTGGGTCCAGGCGACCACGGCCACCACCGTCGGCTACCGGCGCCTCCTCAAGCTCGCCAACCCGATCACCACCAGCAAGGTGCGGCTCCGGATCCTCGCCGCCCGCGCCGTCCCCGCGATCTCGTCCTTCTCCGCCTACGCCGGCGACCAGGTCACCAATCTGGCCTACGGCCGCCCCGCCACCCAGTCGACCACCGCGTGGGGCGGCGACGCGGGCCGGGCCGTCGACGGCAACACCAACGGTTCATGGGGCGCCGGGTCGATCACCCACACCAGCGACCCCGCCACGGAAGCCAACCCGTGGTGGCAGGTCGACCTCGGATCCTCGCGGCCCCTGGGCACGGTCAACATCTTCAACCGGACCGACTGCTGCTCCAACCGGCTGACCGACTACTGGGTGTTCGCCTCCGACACGCCGTTCACCACCAGCAAGACCCCGACGCAGCAGGCGGCGACGGCCGGCGTGTGGAGCGTGCACCAGACCACCCAGGCGGGTGCGCCCACGACGATTCCGGTCGGCCGCTCCGCCCGGTACCTGATGGTGCAGCAGGCAGGGAGCCAGATCCTGTCCCTCGCCGAGTTCGAGGCGTACGAACCCACGGCGCTGACCAACGGGGTCTACACCGTCACCAGCGTCGGCTCCGCGAAGAACCTCGACAACCCGGGCGGCACCACGACGGGCACGCAGCTCGTCCAGTGGACACAGCATTCGGGCACCAACCAGCAGTGGCGGTTCACCGGCAACGCCGACGGCACGTACACGATCACCAACGTCGCCAGCGGACTGTGCGTCGACGTCTACGGCGGCTCGACATCGGCCGGGGCGGCGGTCATCCAGTGGACCTGCACCAACGGGGCCAACCAACGCTGGCGGGTCACGGGCGGCACCATCATGGCCGTGCACAGCTCCCTGGTGCTCACCATCGGCGGGGCCGGCGACGGGGCCGTGGCCACCCAGGCGGCTGACACGGGCACGAACCTGCAGCGCTGGGCCCTGACCAGAGTCGGAGCCTGA
- a CDS encoding NAD(P)/FAD-dependent oxidoreductase, protein MPDSPHRSVSCLIGTCEATQGGRRRDPAVMHKEPINPTTLRTGECPDYGPGNGHGVSIDAAAGGHHAGPVRPGLPSWGTACVEAQPGGDAMAQVAIVGGGIGGLATALFLGRRGHTVVVFEREERRPTGDLDGDFLDWSRPRIPQVVQPHAFLAPVRTVLRSEVPDVYAAMLDMGAREYHEFDWFTEHPPVRPGDEDLVAVRTRRILLETALNDAVSREPNVEVRLDDPVEGLVMDHGGDVPRVTGVRTASGVFSADLVVDAAGRRSPVGDWLAESGARTPVVESHRVGRAYFSRWYRLRPDGPQDPGRVWDVAVTPFAINLVFPADNGVFAVTFAVPVTDPTRLALRDPAVFDAAARRFPASGPWLGLDPDGMGDVQVMAGLDNRWSGLVDEAGPVVTGLVGVGDSITHTNPTLGQGVALTLLAAQRVATTIDTCADPAAFATDYHAWAVRTLKPWFDHQVAVDSGDEVLFSRDKGQAAPPPRTFDDGSRAQFAATPCAMEDPVVMRARAQVRHLAVAPDRAFQVEEVREHLAHWLTRHPEFPSMPEFVSRAEWQALTGTETTGG, encoded by the coding sequence ATGCCGGATTCCCCCCATCGGTCGGTGTCGTGCCTGATCGGCACCTGTGAAGCGACCCAGGGTGGCAGGCGCCGTGATCCGGCTGTGATGCACAAGGAACCTATCAACCCGACAACCCTCCGCACAGGAGAATGCCCTGACTACGGGCCGGGAAATGGCCACGGCGTGTCCATTGACGCGGCGGCGGGAGGTCACCATGCTGGGCCGGTGCGGCCAGGCTTGCCATCATGGGGGACAGCCTGCGTCGAGGCACAACCCGGAGGCGACGCGATGGCACAGGTGGCGATAGTCGGCGGCGGAATCGGCGGTCTGGCGACCGCGCTCTTTCTCGGACGCCGTGGTCATACGGTGGTGGTCTTCGAGCGCGAGGAACGTCGACCGACGGGCGACCTCGACGGCGACTTCCTGGACTGGTCCCGGCCGCGCATCCCTCAGGTCGTGCAGCCGCACGCGTTCCTCGCCCCGGTGCGGACCGTGCTGCGCTCCGAGGTGCCCGACGTGTACGCCGCGATGCTGGACATGGGTGCGCGGGAGTACCACGAGTTCGACTGGTTCACCGAGCATCCGCCCGTGCGGCCGGGCGACGAGGACCTCGTGGCGGTGCGTACCCGGCGCATCCTGTTGGAGACGGCGCTCAACGACGCGGTGTCGCGGGAGCCGAACGTCGAGGTACGCCTCGACGATCCCGTCGAGGGACTCGTCATGGACCACGGGGGCGACGTCCCGCGGGTCACGGGCGTGCGCACCGCGTCCGGGGTGTTCTCCGCCGACCTCGTGGTCGACGCGGCCGGACGTCGTTCACCGGTCGGCGACTGGTTGGCGGAGTCGGGGGCCAGGACGCCGGTCGTGGAGAGCCACCGGGTCGGGCGGGCCTACTTCTCCCGCTGGTACCGGCTGCGTCCGGACGGTCCGCAGGATCCCGGCCGGGTGTGGGACGTCGCGGTGACGCCGTTCGCCATCAACCTGGTCTTCCCTGCGGACAACGGCGTCTTCGCCGTGACGTTCGCGGTGCCGGTCACCGACCCGACCCGGCTGGCGCTACGGGATCCGGCGGTCTTCGACGCGGCGGCCCGACGCTTCCCGGCCAGCGGCCCGTGGCTCGGGCTGGACCCGGACGGCATGGGCGACGTACAGGTGATGGCCGGGCTCGACAACCGCTGGAGCGGGCTGGTCGACGAGGCCGGCCCGGTGGTCACCGGGCTGGTCGGCGTCGGCGACTCGATCACGCACACCAACCCCACCCTCGGGCAGGGCGTCGCGCTGACGTTGCTGGCCGCCCAGCGGGTGGCGACGACCATCGACACGTGCGCGGACCCGGCAGCCTTCGCCACGGACTACCACGCCTGGGCGGTGCGCACCCTCAAGCCCTGGTTCGACCACCAGGTCGCCGTCGACAGCGGCGACGAGGTGTTGTTCTCCCGCGACAAGGGCCAGGCGGCTCCGCCGCCCCGCACGTTCGACGACGGGAGCCGGGCGCAGTTCGCCGCGACGCCGTGCGCCATGGAGGACCCCGTCGTGATGCGGGCGCGGGCCCAGGTCCGCCATCTCGCCGTCGCGCCGGACCGGGCCTTCCAGGTCGAGGAGGTGCGCGAGCACCTGGCGCACTGGCTCACCCGGCATCCGGAGTTCCCGTCGATGCCGGAGTTCGTCAGCCGCGCCGAATGGCAGGCCCTCACGGGGACGGAGACCACGGGCGGGTAG
- a CDS encoding response regulator: MITIVVVDDQELVRLGLRTLIDSEDDLDCVGEAADGLAAVAVTQRTRPDVVLMDIRMPGVDGIEATRRITADPTLTTTKIIVLTTFEHDQYVFDALRHGASGFLLKDTRPAELLLAVRAVVQGGALMSPSVTRKVIREFVAASPRPLRPHPDLGTLTDREREIVALAAEGLSNDEIAGRLVISPATARTHVSRAMLKLGARDRAQLVVFAYQSGLAA; this comes from the coding sequence ATGATCACGATCGTTGTCGTCGACGACCAGGAGCTCGTCCGCCTCGGCCTGCGGACCCTGATCGACAGCGAGGACGACCTGGACTGCGTCGGCGAAGCCGCTGACGGGCTGGCCGCCGTCGCCGTCACGCAGCGAACCCGGCCCGACGTTGTCCTGATGGACATCAGAATGCCCGGCGTCGACGGCATCGAGGCCACCCGCCGGATCACCGCCGACCCCACTCTCACCACCACGAAGATCATTGTGTTGACGACGTTCGAGCACGACCAGTACGTCTTCGACGCCCTCCGCCACGGCGCCAGCGGCTTCCTGCTGAAGGACACCAGACCCGCCGAGCTCCTGCTCGCGGTCCGCGCCGTCGTCCAGGGCGGAGCGCTGATGTCGCCGTCGGTGACCCGCAAGGTCATCCGCGAGTTCGTCGCGGCCTCGCCCCGCCCGCTCAGACCCCACCCTGACCTGGGCACCCTCACCGACCGGGAACGCGAGATCGTCGCCCTGGCCGCCGAAGGCCTGAGCAACGACGAGATCGCCGGCCGACTCGTGATCAGCCCCGCCACCGCCCGCACCCATGTCAGCCGCGCCATGCTCAAACTCGGCGCCCGCGACCGCGCGCAACTGGTCGTCTTCGCCTACCAGTCCGGCCTGGCGGCCTGA
- a CDS encoding FAD-dependent oxidoreductase produces the protein MNTQRNENQVRTVLRMRAREGCETQFETAWRAAAAEISRIPGNLRQELVRDAEDPRTFLITSDWSDQSSLDAFGRSAVRDQLTAVLRDLRESADKNTYHVLHDVPAQGPRIRVDVTITVAEGQEQAYERAYRKVAERMRGTPGHVREELLREPGTSTYHLFAEWENDEVFNAWADDPAHLEQTAPLLPYLLESFQRTTYHIIARPEEWPAEESPPAEPTPRAEDAVAVAAAAPRLPAAAVQQPPAVTAPQPAAVVAAEAPRPVAVSKVGAADTDVLIVGAGPAGLTAAIELARRGVSCRIIDKRAELSGSADKAIGIQCRTMEIWEDIGVVREAMDAGMWLHGQTVYVNGRQTHQVDWDLPELPYAHLGLPQYETERILTRRLAELGVTVERGYELRDFTQDASGVTASVVHSSGTAQTVRAGYLVGCDGAHSTVRERLGLTFEGGMGMFPQLFMLGDVDLDWSMPEGHLLRMIQVEDEEMKGMLVCVPLRGPGRYRVATLAPAHLQSEVGSGPVPPGFSQEYTPPELSDIQAVLDKLAPAPTTASNLRWSSIFRIKHGIVDRYRVGRAFVAGDAAHLHPPAGGQGMNTGIQDAWNLGWKLALAVRGLATPGLLDSYEAERRPAGKSIVDRAVRVAFTDEMDMDDEKEQFLTEMQMTMTYVGSPLVDEALEDAGTFVAGPRPGDRAPDAEHLRRFGVGHPLRLFELTRGTAHTLLVYADAATTGDEMFEFEKLAGRVRGQDQDLITVYVLASPDASVPTDLDLPVLRDTADAFRTAYGIRGTSAYLIRPDGHVGFRCAPVSSAALDGHLAKIFAT, from the coding sequence TTGAACACGCAGCGCAACGAGAACCAGGTCCGCACGGTGTTGCGGATGCGGGCCCGCGAGGGGTGCGAGACGCAGTTCGAGACGGCGTGGCGCGCGGCGGCGGCGGAGATCAGCCGGATCCCGGGCAACCTGCGCCAGGAGCTGGTCCGCGACGCCGAGGATCCGCGCACGTTCCTGATCACCAGCGACTGGAGCGACCAGAGCTCCCTCGACGCGTTCGGCCGCAGCGCCGTGCGCGACCAGCTCACGGCGGTCCTGCGGGACCTCCGGGAGTCGGCGGACAAGAACACCTACCACGTTCTGCACGACGTGCCGGCGCAGGGCCCACGGATCCGGGTGGACGTGACGATCACCGTCGCCGAGGGCCAGGAGCAGGCGTACGAGCGCGCGTACCGCAAGGTCGCCGAGCGGATGCGGGGCACGCCAGGGCACGTCCGCGAGGAGTTGCTGCGCGAGCCGGGCACCTCGACCTACCACCTGTTCGCGGAGTGGGAGAACGACGAGGTCTTCAACGCCTGGGCGGATGATCCGGCGCACCTGGAGCAGACCGCGCCGCTGCTGCCGTACCTCCTGGAGAGTTTCCAGCGGACGACGTATCACATCATCGCGCGCCCGGAGGAGTGGCCGGCGGAGGAGTCGCCGCCCGCCGAGCCGACGCCGCGAGCCGAGGATGCCGTGGCCGTGGCCGCGGCGGCCCCGCGGCTCCCGGCCGCCGCGGTCCAACAGCCTCCGGCCGTCACCGCCCCGCAGCCCGCAGCGGTCGTGGCCGCCGAGGCCCCGCGGCCCGTCGCGGTGTCCAAAGTCGGCGCGGCCGACACGGACGTGCTCATCGTCGGGGCCGGACCGGCGGGCCTCACCGCCGCGATCGAACTCGCCCGCCGCGGGGTGTCCTGCCGGATCATCGACAAGCGCGCCGAACTGTCCGGCAGCGCCGACAAGGCGATCGGGATCCAGTGTCGGACCATGGAGATCTGGGAGGACATCGGCGTCGTCCGCGAGGCGATGGACGCCGGCATGTGGCTGCACGGCCAGACGGTGTACGTCAACGGGCGACAGACCCATCAGGTCGACTGGGACCTGCCGGAGCTGCCCTACGCCCACCTCGGCCTGCCGCAGTACGAGACCGAGCGGATCCTCACCAGGCGCCTGGCCGAACTCGGCGTCACGGTCGAGCGGGGCTACGAGCTGCGCGACTTCACCCAGGACGCGTCCGGCGTGACCGCGAGCGTCGTGCACTCCTCGGGCACGGCCCAGACGGTGCGGGCCGGCTACCTCGTGGGCTGCGACGGCGCGCACAGCACGGTGCGCGAGCGCCTGGGCCTGACCTTCGAGGGCGGCATGGGCATGTTCCCGCAACTGTTCATGCTGGGCGACGTCGACCTGGACTGGTCGATGCCGGAGGGCCACCTGCTGCGCATGATCCAGGTGGAGGACGAGGAGATGAAGGGCATGCTCGTGTGCGTGCCGCTGCGCGGGCCGGGCCGTTACCGGGTCGCCACGTTGGCACCAGCGCACCTGCAGTCCGAGGTGGGCTCGGGGCCCGTGCCGCCGGGGTTCTCGCAGGAGTACACCCCGCCGGAGCTGAGCGACATCCAGGCCGTCCTGGACAAGCTGGCCCCGGCCCCCACTACGGCGAGCAATCTGCGCTGGTCGTCGATCTTCCGGATCAAACACGGCATCGTCGACCGGTACCGGGTCGGGCGGGCCTTCGTCGCCGGCGACGCCGCGCACCTGCATCCGCCGGCCGGCGGGCAGGGGATGAACACCGGTATCCAGGACGCCTGGAACTTGGGCTGGAAGCTGGCCCTGGCGGTGCGGGGGCTGGCCACGCCCGGCCTGCTCGACAGTTACGAGGCCGAGCGCCGGCCGGCCGGCAAGTCGATCGTCGACCGGGCCGTCCGGGTCGCGTTCACCGACGAGATGGACATGGACGACGAGAAGGAGCAGTTCCTGACCGAGATGCAGATGACCATGACCTACGTCGGCAGCCCGCTGGTGGACGAGGCGCTGGAGGACGCCGGGACCTTTGTCGCGGGCCCCCGGCCCGGTGACCGGGCGCCCGACGCCGAGCACCTGCGGCGCTTCGGTGTGGGCCATCCGCTGCGCCTGTTCGAACTCACTCGGGGCACCGCGCACACGCTGCTGGTCTACGCCGACGCGGCGACCACCGGCGACGAGATGTTCGAGTTCGAGAAGCTGGCCGGCAGGGTGCGCGGCCAGGACCAGGACCTGATCACCGTGTACGTCCTGGCGAGCCCGGACGCGTCGGTGCCCACGGATCTGGACCTGCCGGTGCTCCGGGACACCGCCGACGCGTTCCGGACGGCGTACGGGATCCGCGGGACGAGCGCCTACCTGATCCGGCCCGACGGGCACGTGGGCTTCCGGTGCGCGCCCGTCTCCTCGGCGGCCCTCGACGGACACCTGGCCAAGATCTTCGCGACCTGA
- a CDS encoding sensor histidine kinase, with the protein MRITRPLLADSVLAATLALAGVGGTAFAGDASRAQVPIDLRGFALFVVPALALAVRRRLPLPVLAVVAASTSAYLVLGYAYGPILLTFMLAVYSAARHAPWARALPAAGAALALTLIHLAVPGTALGLLGVVPVAAWVVVPFSLGFTLRVRHESAARARAEAIRRSVDDERFRVAQEVHDIVGHGLAAIKMQADIALHVLAKKPEQAEVALEAISRTSSQALTELRATLAVVRRSGAEGELAPVPGLARLDELRRRMAAAGVWVRLETSGSVRALPDAVDLAGYRIVQESLTNVLRHSGAGQAVVTVGYEAGHILLVVSNPVTAGPPDVGDGSGIIGMRDRVRALGGDFTVGPTSQHRFEVRARLPTGVQP; encoded by the coding sequence GTGAGGATCACCAGACCGCTGCTGGCCGACAGCGTGCTGGCCGCCACCCTGGCCCTCGCCGGAGTCGGCGGAACCGCGTTCGCCGGTGACGCCTCCCGCGCCCAGGTCCCGATCGACCTCCGCGGATTCGCGCTGTTCGTGGTGCCCGCGCTGGCGTTGGCCGTGCGTCGACGGCTGCCGCTGCCCGTTCTCGCGGTGGTGGCGGCCAGCACGTCGGCGTACCTCGTCCTCGGCTACGCCTACGGACCCATCCTGCTCACATTCATGCTCGCGGTCTACAGCGCCGCCCGGCACGCACCCTGGGCGCGAGCCCTCCCCGCCGCGGGGGCTGCGCTGGCTCTGACGCTCATCCACCTGGCCGTCCCCGGCACGGCGCTCGGGCTGCTGGGGGTGGTACCCGTCGCCGCCTGGGTGGTCGTCCCGTTCTCCCTCGGCTTCACCCTTCGCGTGCGGCACGAGTCCGCCGCCCGGGCCCGCGCCGAGGCGATCCGGCGGAGCGTCGACGACGAGCGGTTCCGGGTCGCCCAGGAGGTCCACGACATCGTCGGCCACGGGCTCGCCGCCATCAAGATGCAGGCCGACATCGCCTTGCACGTCCTGGCGAAGAAGCCCGAACAGGCCGAGGTCGCGCTGGAGGCCATCAGCCGCACGAGCAGCCAGGCGCTCACAGAGCTACGCGCCACCCTCGCCGTCGTCCGCCGGTCCGGCGCAGAGGGGGAACTCGCCCCGGTGCCCGGCCTGGCGCGCCTGGATGAACTGCGGCGGCGGATGGCCGCGGCCGGCGTGTGGGTGCGGTTGGAAACGTCGGGCTCGGTCAGGGCGTTGCCCGACGCGGTCGACCTGGCCGGTTACCGGATCGTCCAGGAGTCCTTGACCAACGTGCTGCGGCACAGCGGGGCCGGCCAGGCCGTCGTCACTGTCGGCTATGAAGCCGGCCATATTCTGCTCGTCGTGTCGAATCCGGTGACGGCCGGGCCGCCCGATGTCGGAGACGGGTCCGGGATCATCGGCATGCGCGACCGCGTCCGGGCCCTTGGTGGGGACTTCACCGTCGGGCCCACGTCCCAGCACCGGTTCGAAGTCCGTGCCCGCCTGCCGACCGGAGTTCAACCATGA
- a CDS encoding TcmI family type II polyketide cyclase, which produces MHRTVIVARIKPMAEAAVAEVFGNSDATSLPYELGVEQRSLYSLNDIYLHVVDFREDPVETLRRATDLPGFRQISAELRPFISPYDPNWAKPQDAVAREFYRWTPADSSVHFRHDRS; this is translated from the coding sequence ATGCACAGGACCGTGATTGTCGCGCGTATCAAGCCGATGGCCGAAGCAGCGGTGGCCGAGGTTTTCGGGAACTCGGACGCGACGTCATTGCCGTACGAGTTGGGCGTGGAACAACGCTCTCTCTATTCGCTCAACGACATCTATCTGCACGTGGTGGATTTCCGTGAGGATCCTGTCGAGACCCTGCGCAGGGCGACGGACCTTCCGGGTTTCCGGCAGATCAGCGCGGAGCTGCGGCCGTTCATCAGCCCGTACGACCCGAACTGGGCCAAGCCCCAGGACGCCGTCGCCCGGGAGTTCTACCGGTGGACCCCGGCCGACTCGAGCGTCCACTTCCGCCACGACCGCTCCTGA
- a CDS encoding alpha/beta fold hydrolase → MNTTATRAEITIDGRRLSYLDFGGTGRPLLALHGHLAEGATWADLAAELGDEWRVIAPDQRGHGDSDRSVTYARADYVADALALLDALGIEQAVVLGHSGGGITAYQLAARHPERVIALINEDGPVEQRTGGPSPLAFLAAWPYSAPTRDALLAGLGPMAPMFAANVREHAAGGWRLPFHPADTILSEQGTHGDRWTDWTASTCPALLVLALRSQALPVDQGRAMAARRPNTALVELDTDHFIHTADPVGFAAAVRTFLGGL, encoded by the coding sequence ATGAACACCACCGCCACCCGCGCCGAGATCACCATCGACGGCCGCCGGCTCTCCTACCTCGACTTCGGGGGTACCGGTCGCCCGCTGCTCGCCCTGCACGGCCACCTCGCCGAGGGCGCGACCTGGGCCGACCTGGCCGCGGAGTTGGGCGACGAGTGGCGGGTGATCGCCCCCGACCAGCGCGGACACGGCGACTCCGACCGGTCCGTGACCTACGCCCGGGCCGACTACGTCGCCGACGCCCTCGCCCTGCTCGACGCGCTGGGCATCGAGCAGGCGGTGGTGCTCGGCCACTCCGGCGGAGGCATCACCGCCTACCAACTCGCCGCCCGGCACCCGGAGCGGGTGATCGCGCTGATCAACGAGGACGGCCCGGTCGAGCAGCGCACCGGCGGCCCGAGCCCCCTGGCGTTCCTGGCCGCGTGGCCGTACTCGGCACCGACCCGCGACGCCCTGCTCGCCGGGCTGGGCCCGATGGCCCCGATGTTCGCCGCGAACGTGCGCGAACACGCCGCCGGCGGTTGGCGGCTGCCGTTCCACCCGGCCGACACGATCCTGTCCGAGCAGGGCACCCACGGCGACCGCTGGACCGACTGGACGGCCAGCACCTGCCCGGCGCTGCTGGTGCTCGCGCTGCGCAGCCAGGCGCTGCCGGTGGACCAGGGCCGCGCGATGGCCGCGCGACGGCCGAACACCGCGCTCGTCGAGCTCGACACCGACCATTTCATCCACACCGCCGACCCGGTCGGCTTCGCCGCGGCGGTCCGGACCTTCCTCGGCGGGCTGTAG
- a CDS encoding HAD family hydrolase translates to MTGGRDPIRGVLLDFYGTLVAEDDHIIEAIHDQVLATARHPETVTTAEVGTVWWSAFQELAARSHGGSFRTQRDIAVSSLADTLRHVGSTADPLEVCRPQFAYWRQPDLLPDTLAFLGALDVPVCVVSNIDRGDLLAALEHTGLSFEHIVTSEDARSYKPRPECFLAALDVLGLRPDEVVHVGDSLSGDVTGASRLGIPIAWINRRGRTLPEGRSVTHDLPGLAPLPAIIAAGR, encoded by the coding sequence GTGACCGGCGGACGCGACCCGATCCGCGGCGTACTCCTCGACTTCTACGGCACCCTCGTCGCCGAGGACGACCACATCATCGAGGCGATCCACGACCAGGTCCTGGCGACGGCGCGGCACCCCGAAACGGTCACGACCGCCGAGGTGGGGACGGTGTGGTGGTCGGCCTTCCAGGAGCTGGCGGCGCGCAGCCACGGCGGATCCTTCCGGACCCAACGCGACATCGCCGTGTCGTCCCTGGCGGACACCCTCCGGCACGTCGGCTCCACGGCGGACCCGCTGGAGGTGTGCCGACCCCAGTTCGCCTACTGGCGTCAGCCGGATCTTCTGCCGGACACGCTGGCGTTCCTCGGCGCGCTGGACGTCCCGGTCTGTGTGGTGTCCAACATCGACCGGGGCGACCTGCTGGCGGCGCTCGAGCACACCGGGCTGAGCTTCGAGCACATCGTCACCAGTGAGGACGCCCGGTCCTACAAACCCCGACCCGAATGCTTCCTGGCCGCACTCGACGTGCTCGGTCTGCGTCCGGACGAGGTCGTCCACGTCGGCGACTCGCTGTCGGGGGACGTCACGGGAGCCAGCCGCCTGGGGATCCCCATCGCGTGGATCAACCGACGGGGCAGAACACTGCCGGAGGGGCGTTCGGTCACCCATGACCTGCCGGGCCTGGCTCCGCTGCCCGCGATCATCGCGGCCGGTCGCTGA